The Toxorhynchites rutilus septentrionalis strain SRP chromosome 1, ASM2978413v1, whole genome shotgun sequence genome contains the following window.
AAATGacgaagcgccaaaaacatgaggaaaggaaaaggaaaactgaattgaaacagaaagaaaaagttgaggAAGCGGATGAAGCAGAAAGATAAACTTGAAGAACTGAAAAAGGCAAAAACAGCTGCAAATTCACGAATTAAGAAAGCGAAATTAGTTCAACAggataatgacaaaatagaTGAAACTATGTAACAAAAATGAAGAATCAAGTTTCAAGCTATGTGGATAAccttgaattattttattactttgaaATCACGAATAGATGCAGACCAATTCTGctgaatataatttacaacttttcggTCCAATTCGGGATTACTTGGTCCGGGTTTTTGTCCATCTATGCTGAGATTTTTAAAAGAACACTCATTCCCGTACTTTGCGACGATTCGTAAagaaaaattcggtaagaaaatcatcattttacaatgtggtatgtatattatgaagaatggcttggtataaatgttgtaactttaatttttttttgacgtaggactacgtcttacattaagggtgccaaatcagaaaacagttcacgtttttatgaaataaagttaacattataactatttttgctgcgaacggattttaatgatttgcataccaatcgaatcgcaaattttctaagatttgttttgtattctatacattacaatcccatagtctgtagattgtttaaattgatgaaaattgaaagcattcccatttccccatacatttgttctgttcatttgtgtgcttttccgaacagagctgtcaataacgggcaacttatgcagccgctagaatagaaacaaagaAGGGGGATagagaaaagagaatatttgcgaagtaaactacacccttgcatagtgagtacgatagcttacttactatgcaaggttGTAGTTTACTTTGTAGTTAGCGTTAGTTTGTTTTGCATCCCCTCTGAGGAAAATtgtcagaatctttctgtgcccgaaacaacaaacgtcgctattctgctcgttttgtgttttgagTTTCCCCTGgagctgtgaacgctaactGTATTTGTAAATAGCACACCTTCAATACTTTTAGTtgtcattcgtatttgctctcgtgcgcatcggctctttTCTGAAActacaagctcctagctttgttgacggttttgaccgagagtccagaaacgatttttcattaacgatcattctcgcgatgtttcatttttattgctgcaactgtgtgcatctgttagacgcgtgtttgatgcttgttgaatggcgatgcacaaaagatgcctctcgttaacccgtccccggaacttttttcaaaagaattatttatgaaattttgaagtattcgcaaataatatccgaaatgataagtcaacacatctcaaaaaaaaaaaatagcgtagtcctacgtcttaaGCGGTCAATGATATTAGCCAACTCAATGTGctatcgatttcatcaccattacCCACAGTTTTAATAtcctgtatgcattatcaaacttaaaacttccgaagattatctatgattttggtcaaatcgcgtgttgaaaccatcgaaaatatacaaaactctaaCTTAAAGCTCTAACGTAGGTGTAGGTGTAAATCGAAATCGTGTTTTACGCAATCAAATAACAAGttgcaaaaattttcattcaaaacatcCTTCGAGCCTGCTATCCGTTAGAAAGTAATTTACCTCACATGTAGGACTGTtatcaccagacgtcgacactgtacatttgtcatcgcgGACACACCTTATTCGGTGAATCCTCCTCATTGCCCGCAGCGTTATCTACGTGCGAACTAAGCGGGTTAAAATTTAAAAGACGCtacattttttttcgctttcttCATTTCTGAAAACGGATTTTCGAAGTACATGAGTATGCCCGATcagatatatagatatatatatctAGATACATAAATTATCTCTGTCAAAGTAAAGATTGCAAAACATTGTTCATGTTAATTTTGCACTCCATCGTCCCTTCGTCTCTTGGTGTACCGGAATGGTCTATAAGTCCGATGTTTCTTCCCAGGGCTGATTTCTTCTTCGTCGGACTGCGAATCATCCAGCGCTCCGAACTCTTCAATCGTTGGTAACTTCCTCATGTAGTCATCGTTAGGAGGCTCAATTTCGCTAGTGAACAGGCTATGTGGGTCATTATCGTCACCATTATCATCCTCGGAGTGTTCATTTTTTATGTCTATGTTTTCTATTTCTACTTCCTCTGCCATGATTGTTAATTGATCTGCGGTGATCAACTGGGTGTTTTGGTTGAGTTCATCATCACTTTCGCCGGTATCTCCCTCGTCCGTGAGTCGTTTTATTATAGTAATTTGTTCGTCCTGAAAATCTGTATCGGTCACAAGTTCCAAAGCGATGGTATTCTCATTCGAAACATCTGGGGATACACTTTTGACCGTGGAACAAGTTGCAGAGTTTTCCGTCGCCACCTCATAATCTCGCTTGCTTGCCGTAGGAGCATTCCCAACAAGAAACATTTGACGAAGTTTCAAGTCATTTGCGCGGAATTGACTCCTAATACGCTTGATGTAGTTTATCTTCGATAGACAAGTCACGCAAATCAATTGTGGTATTTTATCGTCAGGATTTATCTATCGTGAAACATGAATTTTCATAAAGAAC
Protein-coding sequences here:
- the LOC129778069 gene encoding uncharacterized protein LOC129778069, with the protein product MVMRCGAPFCMQQPGCGASFYPFPQKKDIERRRLWIERLSVPEDEWSSSKLIACDRHFSGAQFTKTAKGKHLSRGAVPDQFVVAVEIDSCKVLHNVCRFCLETSDNRMESICHYQNKPEIPTVREIYQIFGIEINPDDKIPQLICVTCLSKINYIKRIRSQFRANDLKLRQMFLVGNAPTASKRDYEVATENSATCSTVKSVSPDVSNENTIALELVTDTDFQDEQITIIKRLTDEGDTGESDDELNQNTQLITADQLTIMAEEVEIENIDIKNEHSEDDNGDDNDPHSLFTSEIEPPNDDYMRKLPTIEEFGALDDSQSDEEEISPGKKHRTYRPFRYTKRRRDDGVQN